In Syntrophobacterales bacterium, a genomic segment contains:
- a CDS encoding amino acid ABC transporter substrate-binding protein has translation MRYWKIALIGLVMALLVPASGFAQQAKFKIGCAIPLTGVFGRDGNLVKDAYTYWAETINAKGGITVKGKKYPVELLFFDDKSDKAESAKLVERLATLEKVDLILGGFGSDSVFAASVISEKYKYPMISGGASSNKLFERNFKYYFSTLGKATEEVRGCVEIVDILNPRPKTAAIIGSDILFTSLAAEGFKQYCKAKGVDVVYYELFPLSLDDYNSLLFKVKQKNPDILLVGSHLKVALNVMKALKEVDFTPKMVAFSYGPTVPDFIKSLGKDAEYVVAAAEWAPNLLYKDAVFGTAKELNEKYFKRFNRYPDYVEVASIGGALVQQWAIEKLGFTPPLGAADRVKLMEELHKMDVSTVYGKIKFGPDGANVEHPPVAVQVQSGRLATVFPKEAQEKPPVYPAKPWKERK, from the coding sequence ATGAGATATTGGAAGATCGCGTTGATTGGTTTGGTCATGGCTCTCCTTGTGCCAGCATCCGGCTTTGCGCAGCAGGCGAAATTCAAGATCGGATGCGCTATTCCTCTGACGGGGGTTTTTGGAAGGGATGGGAATCTTGTGAAGGATGCGTATACTTACTGGGCTGAAACTATAAATGCCAAGGGGGGTATTACCGTCAAAGGAAAGAAATATCCTGTCGAGCTTCTGTTTTTTGACGATAAGAGCGATAAAGCCGAGAGCGCCAAATTGGTGGAGAGACTTGCCACCCTTGAAAAAGTCGATCTTATCCTCGGAGGGTTTGGGAGTGATTCGGTGTTCGCGGCCAGCGTCATTTCCGAGAAGTACAAGTACCCCATGATCAGTGGGGGTGCTAGCTCGAACAAGCTTTTTGAAAGGAACTTCAAATATTATTTTTCGACCCTAGGAAAGGCAACCGAGGAAGTGCGAGGCTGTGTCGAGATCGTGGATATTCTGAATCCCAGACCGAAGACGGCGGCCATTATCGGTTCCGATATCCTGTTCACTTCCCTTGCGGCGGAAGGGTTCAAGCAATACTGTAAGGCGAAGGGCGTAGACGTAGTCTATTATGAGCTCTTTCCTCTAAGTTTGGACGACTACAATTCATTGCTTTTCAAAGTGAAACAGAAGAACCCCGACATACTCCTCGTTGGGTCTCATCTCAAAGTCGCGCTCAATGTTATGAAAGCGCTGAAAGAGGTCGATTTCACGCCTAAAATGGTGGCGTTCAGCTACGGGCCTACAGTTCCAGATTTCATAAAATCCCTCGGTAAAGACGCGGAATATGTGGTGGCGGCTGCGGAATGGGCCCCCAACTTGCTGTATAAAGATGCGGTGTTCGGGACGGCAAAGGAATTGAACGAGAAATATTTCAAGAGATTCAACCGATATCCTGACTATGTCGAGGTCGCCTCTATCGGAGGAGCCCTTGTTCAGCAATGGGCCATCGAAAAGCTTGGCTTTACGCCTCCTCTCGGGGCAGCGGATAGGGTAAAGTTAATGGAGGAGCTCCATAAAATGGATGTTTCGACCGTATATGGCAAGATTAAATTCGGTCCTGACGGGGCCAACGTCGAGCATCCCCCTGTGGCCGTCCAGGTGCAGAGCGGAAGATTGGCCACGGTCTTTCCAAAGGAGGCTCAGGAGAAGCCACCGGTCTATCCTGCGAAACCGTGGAAGGAAAGAAAGTAG
- a CDS encoding branched-chain amino acid ABC transporter permease has translation MTLFVQALINGLLMGGVYAVYSSGFSLIFGVMNIVNIFHGELIMIGAFNAYWVFTLYGIDPFLSLPLSMISVGAMGYVIQRILINRVVESPPMISYICTFGVHLILANLALLLWSADFRTVTTEYSGTGFSLGPITVPIARFVTFVIAILTTFGMYLFLEKTRYGKAIRAASQDKEMARLVGIDVKAVYALTFAVGAAITGMAGGLLSTYFVIYPQMGLPYTIIAFCVVVLGGMGYIPGALVGGILLGVIQSLTATYLNSGLSVAVTFILLFIILILKPRGIMGKGIVE, from the coding sequence ATGACGCTTTTTGTTCAGGCGCTGATTAACGGACTCCTCATGGGAGGTGTGTACGCCGTATACAGCAGCGGTTTTTCCCTCATATTCGGCGTAATGAACATTGTGAACATTTTCCATGGTGAACTCATTATGATCGGTGCCTTCAATGCCTACTGGGTTTTTACGCTTTATGGCATTGATCCGTTCCTGAGTCTCCCGCTATCAATGATCTCGGTAGGAGCTATGGGGTACGTCATCCAGCGAATACTTATCAATAGGGTGGTTGAGTCCCCTCCCATGATCTCCTACATATGCACCTTCGGAGTGCACCTGATCCTTGCCAATCTCGCACTTCTGCTCTGGAGCGCTGATTTCAGGACCGTGACTACAGAGTATTCGGGTACGGGATTTTCCCTTGGACCCATAACGGTTCCGATTGCGCGTTTCGTTACCTTTGTTATCGCAATTCTAACGACTTTCGGTATGTATCTTTTTCTTGAGAAGACAAGATACGGCAAGGCGATAAGGGCTGCAAGCCAAGATAAAGAGATGGCCAGGCTTGTCGGGATTGATGTCAAGGCAGTGTATGCCCTGACGTTTGCTGTGGGGGCGGCAATTACCGGTATGGCGGGGGGGCTCCTGTCCACATACTTTGTTATCTACCCGCAGATGGGGTTGCCGTACACGATTATCGCGTTTTGCGTGGTAGTCCTTGGTGGCATGGGGTATATCCCCGGGGCTCTTGTGGGAGGGATACTTCTCGGAGTGATCCAGTCGCTTACCGCCACATACCTCAATTCCGGCCTTTCGGTGGCGGTTACCTTTATTCTTCTTTTTATCATACTTATCCTTAAGCCGCGCGGTATTATGGGGAAGGGGATTGTAGAATGA
- a CDS encoding helix-turn-helix domain-containing protein, whose product MDIGQRIRQLRVGKNLNIRQLSDLVESAPSIISQLERGKADPSISMLKKKSLGYWIHA is encoded by the coding sequence ATGGATATCGGACAGAGAATCAGGCAGCTGAGGGTAGGAAAGAATCTGAATATCAGGCAACTTTCCGATCTGGTGGAAAGTGCACCTTCCATTATCTCTCAACTGGAACGGGGCAAGGCAGACCCGTCCATCTCCATGCTCAAAAAAAAATCGCTAGGGTACTGGATCCACGCATGA
- a CDS encoding metallophosphoesterase: protein MRFFLVAFFLIYGSMHFYAIMKARCAFGFGPLSTILLTFFIITMLFAPIIVRMSEKVGLDKFAIVMAYVGYFWFGLFFLFFCASVLFDIWRLVVYLIGLTAGKDLSPITGAFRLYFYIAVLCAMSIACYGFFEAECIKTERIVIHTDKLPRGMNSLRIVQISDVHLGLIVREERLRKIIYEIKKAKPDMLVSTGDLFDGQTDSMNSLARLFMEVEPRFGKFAITGNHEFYAGISNFISFALESGFKVLRGDAVTIEGAINVAGVDDITGIHFHQYETVEEKRLLGGLDRDRFTLLLKHRPVIDKSALGLFDLQLSGHTHKGQIYPFYYIVRMVFPFTAGYYDLGGNSRLYVSRGTGIWGPPIRFMSPPEVTLIELRSGVNIPE, encoded by the coding sequence ATGAGATTTTTCCTTGTTGCCTTTTTTCTTATTTACGGGAGCATGCATTTTTACGCTATCATGAAGGCCCGGTGTGCCTTTGGTTTCGGTCCGCTGTCCACTATACTTCTTACTTTCTTTATAATCACCATGCTCTTTGCCCCTATTATAGTCCGGATGTCGGAAAAGGTGGGCCTAGATAAATTTGCCATTGTCATGGCTTATGTGGGTTACTTCTGGTTTGGGTTGTTCTTTCTTTTTTTCTGCGCTTCTGTTCTTTTCGATATATGGAGGCTGGTGGTTTATCTGATCGGTTTGACTGCCGGAAAAGATCTGTCGCCTATTACCGGGGCTTTCAGGCTCTACTTTTACATCGCGGTGTTGTGCGCTATGTCCATTGCTTGCTATGGGTTTTTCGAGGCTGAGTGTATAAAGACGGAACGAATTGTGATACATACCGACAAACTCCCGAGAGGGATGAATTCTTTGAGAATTGTCCAGATTTCCGATGTACATTTGGGTCTCATAGTACGAGAGGAGAGGCTCCGAAAGATAATTTATGAGATTAAGAAGGCAAAACCCGATATGCTCGTCTCGACGGGCGACCTGTTTGATGGTCAGACGGATTCTATGAATAGCCTGGCCCGTTTATTCATGGAAGTGGAGCCTCGATTTGGGAAGTTCGCCATTACGGGTAATCACGAATTTTATGCCGGAATTTCCAACTTCATCTCATTTGCGCTGGAGTCGGGCTTCAAGGTCCTGAGGGGTGACGCAGTAACGATAGAAGGGGCAATCAATGTGGCTGGTGTCGACGATATTACGGGAATACATTTCCATCAATATGAGACCGTGGAGGAGAAAAGGCTTCTCGGAGGACTCGACCGCGACCGGTTTACTTTATTACTCAAACACAGGCCGGTGATCGACAAAAGCGCCCTTGGTTTGTTTGACCTTCAGCTTTCAGGCCATACCCATAAAGGGCAAATTTATCCATTCTATTATATAGTTAGGATGGTCTTTCCTTTTACTGCGGGCTATTATGACTTGGGTGGAAACTCACGGCTGTATGTAAGCCGGGGAACAGGCATATGGGGTCCTCCGATACGGTTCATGTCTCCCCCGGAGGTCACCTTGATTGAGTTGAGATCAGGAGTGAACATACCTGAGTAA
- a CDS encoding ABC transporter ATP-binding protein, translating into MSSSILSIRVLCKTFGALKALNNVTFNVEENEILGIIGPNGAGKTTLFNVIVGIYKSDGGDITFRGRSIKHLLPHDICRMGITKTSQIVHPFLALTVKENIMVALMFGQGLNKKESKKKADEIMEFLGISDVKDMHSAAISLPKRRKLELARALGTGAEVILMDENLAGLNPMELEEGMDIVRELKRRGKTLVIVEHIMKAIMGVCGRTIVLNYGEKIAEGTPYEVCSDEKVITAYLGERICSQ; encoded by the coding sequence ATGAGCAGCAGTATTCTGTCGATAAGGGTTTTGTGTAAAACATTTGGGGCATTAAAAGCTTTGAACAACGTGACCTTCAATGTTGAAGAGAATGAGATTCTCGGAATCATTGGACCTAACGGGGCAGGCAAGACCACCCTGTTCAACGTCATCGTAGGTATCTATAAGTCAGACGGCGGGGATATAACGTTCAGGGGTCGAAGCATAAAACACCTTTTACCCCACGATATCTGCAGGATGGGAATCACGAAGACATCCCAGATAGTTCACCCTTTTCTTGCTTTGACTGTGAAAGAAAATATTATGGTGGCCCTTATGTTTGGGCAGGGTCTTAATAAAAAAGAATCCAAAAAGAAGGCGGATGAGATCATGGAGTTTCTGGGGATCAGCGATGTGAAAGATATGCACTCTGCCGCTATATCTCTCCCGAAAAGAAGAAAACTGGAACTTGCACGTGCCCTTGGAACCGGGGCGGAAGTGATCCTTATGGATGAAAATCTCGCGGGCCTCAACCCAATGGAGCTTGAGGAAGGTATGGATATCGTCCGTGAATTGAAAAGAAGAGGCAAGACCCTAGTCATTGTTGAACACATAATGAAGGCGATAATGGGTGTATGCGGCAGAACGATTGTGCTCAATTATGGGGAAAAGATAGCGGAGGGAACCCCCTATGAAGTATGTAGCGACGAGAAGGTTATCACTGCATACCTTGGGGAGAGAATATGCTCTCAGTAA
- the feoB gene encoding ferrous iron transport protein B yields the protein MDEGPLPITDLAEGDEGIVYHLSGGKSLMSRFAAMGIVPGAKIRVLRNSGRLIIVFASDTRVALGRGQGEQILVIRATPLEDRTTELAGRETFLIALAGQPNVGKSTVFNVLTGLSQHIGNWPGKTVERKEGVYITDEYEIKIVDLPGTYSLSAFSEEERVARDFIINEHPDATILLVNASALERSLYLLSELLLLGPPVIVAVNMTDVAEGQGIHIDIKALEKAIGVPVVQLVATKNRGIKELIAEAIRLAKGELSCNPKMPDVSEDHRAIYHTLIRLVQEYVSAPLTNVWVATKLMEGDQEISQLIEEIVPVSIWSEINALLIKHEDAMRAVVGGRYDWIEEVTRAAISRFKMGQVLITDRIDHLLTRPVIGIPALLGILGIIFALTFELGFPAQKWLEYLIGTFGQWVDTYFFFAPQWLMRLLVNGVVGGVGSILTFIPLLVIFFAAMAFLENVGYMARAAFVMDRFMHIVGLHGKSFLPMCLGFGCNVPSVMGARIVESRKARLLTIFLTPFVPCTGRLAAMTFIAAAVFGRKALVVSWSLVALNIVALGVAGMIISRLFLKGEPVPFIMELPLYHRPDLKTIGLVVWSRTMAFIRKAGSVIMVFSVAIWVLSNVPGGKIETSVLAWIGHKIDFLGAPMGLDWRMIVALLSSIVAKENSIAILGVLYNVGEQGLRSVLPTVITRPSALAFLVMLMIFIPCAPTITVMRHEMENWRWFVFSIIFMFCLSLMAGIGAYHAAPFLGL from the coding sequence ATGGATGAAGGACCATTACCGATAACCGACCTTGCAGAAGGGGATGAAGGTATAGTCTACCACCTTTCGGGCGGCAAAAGCCTCATGAGCAGGTTTGCTGCCATGGGTATAGTGCCCGGGGCTAAAATAAGAGTGCTCCGGAACAGCGGACGGCTTATCATAGTGTTTGCTTCGGACACGAGAGTAGCGCTGGGAAGGGGACAGGGCGAGCAAATCCTGGTTATCAGAGCCACCCCTCTTGAAGATAGAACAACGGAACTTGCGGGCAGGGAAACGTTCCTTATAGCTCTAGCGGGTCAGCCTAATGTAGGGAAATCGACGGTCTTCAACGTGCTTACCGGACTTTCTCAGCACATCGGTAATTGGCCAGGCAAGACGGTCGAGAGAAAAGAAGGGGTATATATAACAGACGAATATGAAATTAAGATCGTCGATCTTCCCGGAACTTACAGCTTGAGCGCTTTCTCCGAAGAGGAGAGAGTGGCTAGAGACTTCATTATCAATGAGCATCCTGATGCGACAATTCTCCTTGTAAACGCTTCAGCCTTGGAGCGGAGTCTGTATCTGCTTTCTGAACTGCTCCTTCTTGGTCCTCCCGTAATTGTGGCAGTTAACATGACCGACGTGGCCGAGGGGCAGGGGATTCACATAGATATCAAAGCGCTTGAGAAAGCCATAGGCGTGCCCGTTGTGCAATTGGTAGCCACTAAAAACAGAGGCATAAAAGAACTGATCGCGGAGGCGATCAGGCTTGCAAAAGGGGAGCTTTCCTGTAATCCTAAAATGCCCGATGTATCGGAAGATCACAGAGCCATTTATCACACGCTGATCCGGCTCGTCCAAGAGTATGTTTCGGCCCCTCTTACGAACGTGTGGGTGGCAACAAAATTGATGGAGGGTGACCAGGAGATTTCTCAACTCATAGAGGAAATAGTCCCTGTGAGCATATGGAGTGAGATCAACGCCCTTCTGATCAAACACGAGGATGCAATGAGAGCTGTAGTCGGGGGTCGCTATGACTGGATAGAGGAAGTAACGCGCGCTGCCATATCGAGATTCAAGATGGGGCAGGTCCTGATAACGGATCGCATAGATCACCTTCTTACCCGCCCCGTCATCGGCATTCCCGCCCTCTTGGGTATACTCGGCATTATTTTTGCGCTTACTTTTGAACTGGGATTTCCCGCCCAGAAATGGTTGGAGTATCTTATCGGCACGTTTGGCCAATGGGTCGACACGTATTTTTTCTTTGCCCCTCAATGGCTGATGAGACTGCTTGTTAACGGAGTAGTAGGTGGTGTTGGGTCTATTCTCACATTCATCCCACTGCTCGTCATATTCTTTGCTGCCATGGCCTTCCTTGAAAATGTGGGTTATATGGCCCGCGCTGCTTTTGTGATGGACCGGTTCATGCACATTGTAGGACTCCACGGAAAAAGCTTCCTGCCCATGTGTCTTGGGTTTGGGTGCAATGTGCCGTCCGTAATGGGCGCACGCATCGTGGAGTCGCGGAAGGCGAGGCTTCTTACCATATTCCTTACCCCTTTCGTGCCCTGCACCGGCCGCCTTGCCGCAATGACCTTTATTGCCGCTGCCGTCTTCGGAAGAAAAGCTCTTGTAGTATCGTGGTCCCTTGTGGCACTCAACATCGTTGCCCTAGGTGTTGCGGGCATGATCATTAGCAGATTGTTTCTGAAAGGAGAGCCCGTGCCTTTCATTATGGAATTGCCACTCTACCACAGACCTGATCTGAAAACCATCGGTCTGGTGGTGTGGAGCAGAACTATGGCGTTTATCCGCAAAGCAGGCTCCGTTATCATGGTTTTTTCTGTTGCCATATGGGTACTGTCCAACGTACCGGGCGGAAAAATAGAAACGAGCGTTCTGGCTTGGATCGGACACAAGATTGACTTCCTTGGCGCTCCCATGGGTCTTGACTGGAGGATGATCGTAGCCCTGCTGTCGAGTATCGTAGCCAAGGAAAATTCCATAGCGATCCTTGGAGTGCTCTACAACGTGGGAGAGCAAGGACTGAGATCGGTGCTGCCCACGGTGATTACCCGTCCGTCGGCGTTGGCATTTCTTGTTATGCTGATGATTTTTATACCATGCGCACCTACCATTACCGTCATGAGACATGAGATGGAGAATTGGAGATGGTTTGTTTTTTCCATTATATTTATGTTTTGTCTCTCCCTGATGGCTGGAATAGGCGCGTATCATGCGGCCCCGTTTCTTGGTCTCTGA
- a CDS encoding ABC transporter ATP-binding protein, with protein sequence MLSVRHIDAFYGDVQVLFDINAKIREGELVSIIGPNSAGKSTLLNSILGLVKVSRRGPASGIFFNGADLTSMRTEKIIGQGIAIVPEGAKVFPDMSVYDNLYLGGYIRKNHTDETLEEIFVMFPRLKERLKQQAKTLSGGERQMLCIGRALMSNPRLIVLDEPSFGLQPSIVLQIFDVIKMIHERGVTILLVEQNVNHTLTITERTYVLEHGKIVREGNSEDLIRDDYVRKTYLAI encoded by the coding sequence ATGCTCTCAGTAAGACATATAGATGCATTTTATGGCGATGTTCAGGTCCTCTTCGACATTAACGCAAAGATAAGGGAGGGTGAGCTTGTCTCCATTATCGGTCCTAATAGTGCGGGGAAATCAACCCTCCTCAATTCGATCCTGGGCCTCGTCAAAGTATCCAGGAGAGGACCAGCTTCCGGCATATTTTTCAACGGCGCTGACCTAACATCCATGAGGACCGAAAAGATCATAGGGCAAGGTATAGCTATAGTGCCAGAGGGCGCGAAGGTATTCCCGGACATGTCCGTCTATGACAACCTCTATCTCGGTGGTTATATAAGGAAAAATCATACTGACGAGACATTGGAAGAGATCTTCGTAATGTTTCCTCGCCTGAAGGAGAGGCTTAAGCAGCAGGCGAAGACGTTGAGCGGCGGGGAGAGACAGATGCTTTGTATCGGAAGGGCGCTCATGAGCAATCCCAGACTGATTGTCCTTGATGAGCCGTCGTTTGGGCTTCAACCATCCATCGTACTCCAGATATTTGATGTAATAAAGATGATCCATGAAAGGGGGGTAACCATTCTGCTTGTGGAGCAGAATGTGAACCATACCCTTACAATTACAGAAAGAACATACGTTCTTGAGCATGGAAAGATCGTTCGGGAGGGAAATAGCGAAGATCTTATCAGAGATGACTATGTTAGGAAGACCTATCTTGCGATTTAA
- a CDS encoding branched-chain amino acid ABC transporter permease, whose product MKPKAYVWPAIAFLLALFPLLQLEGYYYRVLSMIFLWVGLASAWNLTSGFTGYIDFGAVGYFGIGNYATALLMARGGVDFFPAVFTGGILSGAIALFIGRYTMKLRGAYFGIATLAFAEAAKQIVLESDRTFKMTLFEGSHGITLPIAHGEPFFYYTFLATAFLIVLTVYIINGHKFGYALKAIKEAEDSAELAGIDTQRCKVLVYALTSAMIGVLGGINAYWLTYISPNDVFSVIHTIQMIVMALLGGTGTVFGPVLGATMLSIANEVIGARFLYTYLLILGFIILFIVIFLPRGITGLISLKRVRK is encoded by the coding sequence ATGAAACCAAAGGCGTATGTCTGGCCCGCCATAGCCTTTCTGTTGGCCCTGTTCCCATTGCTTCAGTTAGAGGGATACTATTACAGAGTCCTTTCCATGATATTTCTGTGGGTAGGTCTCGCTTCTGCTTGGAATCTCACCTCGGGTTTTACAGGGTATATCGATTTTGGCGCTGTTGGCTATTTCGGCATAGGAAACTACGCCACTGCCCTTCTTATGGCTAGAGGGGGAGTCGATTTCTTTCCTGCGGTGTTCACGGGAGGTATTCTCTCTGGAGCCATTGCCCTTTTTATTGGAAGATATACCATGAAACTCCGGGGAGCTTACTTTGGGATCGCCACCCTGGCTTTTGCGGAAGCGGCAAAACAGATTGTTCTTGAGTCTGACAGAACGTTTAAAATGACCCTCTTTGAGGGAAGCCATGGGATCACTTTGCCTATCGCCCATGGCGAGCCTTTCTTCTATTACACGTTTCTGGCGACAGCGTTCCTCATTGTTCTCACCGTCTACATTATTAACGGGCATAAATTTGGGTATGCCCTCAAAGCTATCAAAGAGGCTGAGGATTCGGCTGAACTAGCTGGCATTGATACGCAGCGTTGTAAGGTGTTGGTATACGCCCTTACGTCTGCGATGATCGGGGTTCTGGGAGGGATCAATGCGTACTGGCTGACCTATATCAGTCCTAACGATGTATTCAGCGTGATCCACACCATACAGATGATCGTCATGGCACTCCTCGGCGGGACGGGGACTGTCTTCGGTCCCGTACTCGGGGCAACCATGCTGAGTATCGCCAATGAGGTAATCGGCGCTAGGTTTCTTTACACATATCTTCTGATTCTTGGATTCATAATTTTGTTCATTGTTATATTTCTGCCGAGAGGGATTACAGGGCTTATTTCTCTAAAAAGGGTTAGGAAATGA